A portion of the Chloroflexaceae bacterium genome contains these proteins:
- a CDS encoding homoserine O-acetyltransferase — protein MTAPQTHYAPEGVGIVHRQYLTWTEPLPLDSGATLSPVTLAFETYGELNPERSNAILLLHALSGDAHAAGRHSPSDRKPGWWDAMVGPGRPFDTDRYFVICSNVIGGCQGSTGPSSRNPYTGRPFGARFPVITIGDMVRAQTRLIDALGITRLLAVAGGSMGGFQALEWATAYPERVGGSVLLATSARSSPQTIAWNSIGRRAIMSDPRWRGGDYYGGEPPCDGLAVARMIGHVTYLSEPSLEAKFGRRLQRGSDFAFSLEQEFAIESYLEYQGESFNARFDANSYLYITKAMDYWDLPARYGSLDAAMARVQGPTLILSFTSDWLYPTAESRAIADALTRQGRPVEHLDLPSNAGHDAFLIDVELQRPIISEFLDDLARELI, from the coding sequence ATGACCGCACCACAGACACATTACGCGCCCGAAGGCGTCGGCATCGTCCACCGCCAGTATCTGACCTGGACCGAACCGCTGCCGCTGGATAGCGGCGCGACCCTGTCGCCGGTCACCCTGGCGTTCGAAACCTACGGTGAACTAAACCCCGAGCGCAGCAACGCCATTCTTCTGCTCCATGCCCTCTCAGGCGACGCGCACGCCGCCGGACGCCACAGCCCCAGCGACCGCAAGCCGGGCTGGTGGGACGCTATGGTGGGTCCGGGGCGACCGTTCGATACTGATCGCTACTTTGTGATCTGCTCGAATGTGATCGGCGGCTGCCAGGGGTCCACGGGTCCCTCGAGCCGCAACCCCTACACCGGGCGGCCCTTCGGCGCGCGCTTCCCGGTGATCACCATCGGCGATATGGTGCGCGCCCAGACCCGCCTGATTGATGCCCTGGGCATCACCCGGCTCCTGGCCGTGGCCGGCGGCTCCATGGGCGGCTTTCAGGCCCTTGAATGGGCCACCGCCTACCCCGAGCGCGTCGGCGGTTCCGTCCTCCTCGCCACCAGCGCCCGCTCCAGCCCCCAGACCATCGCCTGGAACAGCATCGGGCGCCGGGCGATCATGAGCGACCCCCGCTGGCGCGGCGGCGATTACTACGGCGGAGAGCCGCCCTGCGACGGCCTGGCGGTGGCCCGTATGATCGGCCATGTCACCTACCTCAGCGAACCCTCGCTCGAAGCCAAGTTCGGGCGCCGCCTCCAGAGGGGCAGTGATTTCGCCTTCAGCCTGGAACAGGAATTCGCGATCGAAAGCTACCTTGAATATCAAGGTGAAAGTTTCAACGCTCGCTTCGACGCCAACTCCTACCTCTACATCACCAAGGCCATGGACTACTGGGACCTGCCCGCGCGCTACGGCTCGCTCGACGCGGCCATGGCCCGTGTGCAGGGACCGACGTTGATCCTCTCCTTCACCAGCGACTGGCTCTACCCCACCGCCGAGTCGCGCGCCATCGCCGACGCCCTGACCCGCCAGGGCCGCCCCGTCGAACACCTGGACCTGCCCAGCAACGCCGGGCACGACGCCTTCCTTATTGACGTTGAGCTGCAACGGCCGATCATTAGCGAGTTCCTCGACGATCTGGCGCGGGAACTCATCTGA
- a CDS encoding homocysteine synthase, translating into MTDAPQFTGFETLALHGGQVPDPTTGARAVPIYQTTSYQFQDTDHAARLFGLQEFGNIYTRIMNPTTDVFERRMAALEGGVGALALASGQAAETLAILNLAGAGDNIVSSTDLYGGTYNLFRHTLPKIGITTRFVDGRDIEGFRAAIDDRTRAFFLELVGNPKLDVLDLERIAAVAHEAGVAVIVDATTVTPYLWQPLKHGADIVIHSATKYLGGHGTSIGGVIVDGGKFDWANGRYPEFTTPDPSYHGLVYTQALGNLAYIIKVRVQLLRDIGAAISPFNSFLLLQGLETLPLRMERHSQNALAVARYLSEHPKVAWVNYPGLPSHPSYELAQKYLPRGQSGIVGFGIEGGLEAGKKFINSLKLFSHLANIGDAKSLAIHPASTTHSQLTPEEQALTGVTEDYVRLSIGIETIDDIIADLEQALSRV; encoded by the coding sequence ATGACTGACGCCCCCCAGTTCACCGGCTTCGAGACCCTGGCCCTCCACGGCGGGCAGGTTCCCGACCCGACCACCGGCGCTCGTGCCGTGCCGATCTACCAGACCACTTCGTACCAGTTCCAGGACACCGACCACGCCGCCCGGCTCTTCGGGCTTCAGGAGTTCGGGAACATCTACACCCGGATCATGAACCCGACCACCGACGTCTTCGAGCGGCGCATGGCCGCCCTCGAAGGCGGCGTCGGCGCCCTGGCCCTGGCCTCGGGGCAGGCCGCCGAGACCCTGGCCATCCTCAATCTCGCCGGCGCTGGCGACAACATCGTCTCCTCGACCGATCTCTACGGCGGCACCTATAACCTCTTCCGCCATACCTTGCCTAAGATCGGCATCACCACCCGCTTCGTGGACGGGCGCGACATCGAGGGCTTCCGCGCCGCGATTGATGATCGCACCAGGGCCTTTTTTCTCGAACTGGTGGGCAATCCCAAACTCGACGTGCTCGACCTGGAACGCATCGCTGCCGTGGCCCACGAGGCCGGCGTGGCGGTGATCGTTGACGCCACGACCGTTACGCCCTACCTCTGGCAGCCGCTCAAGCACGGCGCCGATATCGTCATTCACTCGGCTACCAAATACCTGGGGGGGCATGGCACCAGCATCGGCGGCGTCATCGTGGACGGAGGGAAGTTTGACTGGGCCAACGGGCGCTATCCCGAGTTCACTACGCCTGACCCGAGCTACCACGGTCTGGTCTACACTCAGGCCCTGGGAAACCTGGCGTATATCATCAAGGTGCGTGTGCAGCTCCTGCGCGACATCGGCGCGGCGATCAGCCCCTTCAACTCCTTCCTGCTGCTGCAGGGCCTCGAAACCCTGCCGCTGCGCATGGAGCGCCATAGCCAGAACGCCCTCGCCGTGGCTCGCTACCTCAGCGAACACCCTAAGGTCGCCTGGGTGAACTACCCCGGTCTCCCCAGCCATCCCAGCTACGAACTGGCCCAGAAGTACCTGCCCCGCGGGCAGAGCGGCATCGTGGGCTTCGGCATTGAGGGCGGCCTGGAGGCGGGGAAGAAGTTCATCAACAGCCTGAAGCTCTTCTCGCACCTCGCCAACATCGGCGACGCCAAGAGCCTGGCCATTCATCCCGCCAGCACCACCCACAGCCAGCTCACCCCCGAAGAGCAGGCCCTCACCGGCGTCACCGAGGACTACGTGCGCCTTTCGATCGGCATCGAGACCATTGACGACATCATCGCCGACCTGGAGCAGGCTCTGAGTCGCGTATGA
- a CDS encoding Uma2 family endonuclease, which translates to MSRSTEAPMVRLVWPRSGTELDLAPLQGLWTAEMYLRLTDQTNHLIELTDGVLELLPMPTRKHQRILAFLYALLLEVIRPMGGEVLFAPLRLRIRPEKFREPDLLLLLDRNDPRNQEACWLGADLVLEIVSPDDPERDTVVKRADYAEARIPEYWIVNPIDETIAVLALAGESYAEHGVFRRGQQAVSRLIPAFTVSVDAVFDAA; encoded by the coding sequence ATGAGCCGCTCAACCGAAGCCCCTATGGTCCGGCTGGTCTGGCCCCGCTCGGGCACGGAACTGGATCTGGCCCCCCTGCAGGGACTCTGGACGGCCGAGATGTACCTGCGCCTGACCGACCAGACCAACCATTTAATCGAGTTGACCGACGGCGTACTCGAGCTGCTGCCGATGCCCACGCGCAAACACCAGCGCATCCTCGCCTTCCTCTACGCCTTGCTGCTGGAGGTCATTCGGCCAATGGGCGGCGAGGTTCTCTTCGCCCCGCTGCGCTTGCGGATCCGCCCCGAGAAGTTCCGCGAGCCCGACCTGCTGTTGCTGCTTGATCGCAACGATCCGCGCAACCAGGAGGCCTGCTGGCTGGGCGCCGACCTGGTGCTCGAAATCGTCAGCCCCGACGACCCCGAGCGCGACACGGTGGTCAAGCGCGCCGATTACGCCGAGGCCCGCATCCCCGAATACTGGATCGTCAATCCGATCGACGAGACGATCGCTGTCCTCGCTCTGGCGGGCGAGAGCTACGCCGAGCACGGCGTGTTCCGGCGCGGCCAGCAGGCCGTCTCCCGGCTGATCCCCGCCTTCACCGTCAGCGTGGACGCCGTCTTCGACGCCGCCTGA